The sequence CTTTTTTTCCATAGACGGCTGCAAACTGATCCATAATGCCGCAGGGCATTCCGGCGAAATTGTGTTCGGCGTTTTGACTCAGATGCATGATTTGTGCAGGTTCCACGCCAACATCAAAAATTTCATTAATGGCATGGGCAAAACCGGTTTCCAGTGCTGCAGAAGAACTAAGTCCTGCGCCCAGTGGCAGATCTCCTCCGAAAACACAGTCAAAGCCGGTGAGGTTAAATTCCCTGATCTTCATCATTTCCCTGATGACACCCAGCGGATAATTTACCCATGTCTTCTTCACAGGTTCTTTTTGATCTGCCGGAAAAGTATATTCTTCATCAATGTCATGGGCATATATTCTGCATTGCCCGGAATCGTTCTTTTTCAGTGCAAAATATATCCTTTTGTTGATGGCGGCCGGAAGCACAAATCCATCGTTGTAATCGGTATGTTCTCCAATCACGTTGATTCTTCCGGGAGCACTGAAAAGTTGGGGATGCTCCCCGTACCTTTCCACAAATTTTTCATGTATGGTATCCTGTATCATAGTCGTTTGGTTTTATAAGCTTTTTATTTCCCGGTACTGAATTTGTATATGGTTGTTTGCGTGTATGTTTCACCGGGTTCCAATACAGGAGAGGGAAAATGGGCCTGATTGGGAGAATCCGGAAAATGCTGAGTTTCCAGGCAGAATCCGCTTCGTTGTTCATAGGTTACATTGTTTTTTCCTACATCGCTTCCATCCAGAAAGTTACCTGCATAAAACTGCATGCCTGGTTCAGTGGTATAGACCTCCATCTTTCTTCCTGTGGTGGGTTCGTATACACTGGCGGCAAGACTGAGTTCCCCCCGTTCGGTTTTATTAAGCACCCAGTTGTGATCGAATCCGTTACCATACTCTATCTGCTGATAATCGCTGTTAATTCCGTCTCCCATATTTTTTGCCTCCCTGAAATCCAAAGGAGTATTACCTACAGGCCGTATTTCGCCGGTTGGTATTAACGCTTCACTTACAGGAGTGAAATGGTCGGCATTGATCGTAAGTTCATGATCCAGGATTTTGCTTTTTCCCGCATCCTTTAGATTGAAAAATGAATGGTGTGTCAGATTGAGTACGGTTTTTTTGTTGGTAGTAGCCTCATAATCAATTTGGAGTTCATTTTCTCCGGTGAGTGTGTAAGTTACCGTAACATCCATTCTTCCGGGAAAGCCCATTTCGCCGTCCGCACTTACATAAGTGAGTTTGAGGGCTTCATTTCCTTCCCGGGTTATTTTTTTAGCATTCCATATAACATTGTGAAAACCATCGGGACCCCCATGAAGATGATTGCCATCATCGTTCTCGGGTAATTCATAGTTTTTGCCGTCCAGGGTGAAGCTTGCATCCCCTATACGATTTCCGTATCTGCCAACCAGGGCTCCAAAAAAGGGATTTCCATCTACATATTCTTCGGCATTTTCATAACCGAGCACTACATCGCTGATATTTCCCTCTTTGTCCGGTACTTCTAAAGTCATTACCTTTCCTCCGAAGTTGGTGATTTTAACTTCGCATCCGTTTTTATTCTCAAGCGTAAATGCTTTAATGGATTGTTCACTTTTCATACTTTGTTGCTCCTCCTGCTTTTGTGATTTTTGTCCACACCCTGCAAAAATAAGGAGTGCGACTGCAATTGTGTGAATAATTATAATTTTTTTCATAAATCAAAAATTTTTTAATGTACGATTGTGTTGATTGCTTATAATTAGTGATTAAATTATTTT comes from Bacteroidales bacterium and encodes:
- a CDS encoding galactose mutarotase, which codes for MKKIIIIHTIAVALLIFAGCGQKSQKQEEQQSMKSEQSIKAFTLENKNGCEVKITNFGGKVMTLEVPDKEGNISDVVLGYENAEEYVDGNPFFGALVGRYGNRIGDASFTLDGKNYELPENDDGNHLHGGPDGFHNVIWNAKKITREGNEALKLTYVSADGEMGFPGRMDVTVTYTLTGENELQIDYEATTNKKTVLNLTHHSFFNLKDAGKSKILDHELTINADHFTPVSEALIPTGEIRPVGNTPLDFREAKNMGDGINSDYQQIEYGNGFDHNWVLNKTERGELSLAASVYEPTTGRKMEVYTTEPGMQFYAGNFLDGSDVGKNNVTYEQRSGFCLETQHFPDSPNQAHFPSPVLEPGETYTQTTIYKFSTGK